One Fundulus heteroclitus isolate FHET01 chromosome 1, MU-UCD_Fhet_4.1, whole genome shotgun sequence genomic window carries:
- the naca gene encoding nascent polypeptide-associated complex subunit alpha isoform X14, whose translation MPGEATETVPVTEQEMQQPQAETAPPPAPASAQHPQVASGSAKGKGAKSGQGSSAPKAVPGRRKRSSMSASSASPTSPKSTPSSTPRSPVVSPLASSAGSSAPKVVKAGKQGKAKKGEAFEPAPVQVDQKVAEVKEKPKEPSLKKSTEAKAVPDESKSQPPPAFKVTPKPAVAAPISFADTIATSPPKSGDGVVSSKPAPLMLDDELPPLIPPQKPVKVLVSTPPVAKESPKPQGDTSAPADVTKAKTGTVPKPLPVEAPKSPTPVKAVAEEAIKPASKAAAGKTGQNKPAAGSAKASDETKLISNVAPKQVEDSKASTPKGTKPNAGVKSAPAEADKPAAVHKKAEVNKQAPEKGAVEVHEAKLVDSKVTAAEAPKQAKPVAADAPKAASKTPNQAKLTDAPKQAKPAASESPKQAKPEAPKQAKPEAPKQAKPETPKQAKPAATEPPKPAASESPKQAKPETPKQAKPETPKQAKPAATESPKQAKPEAPKQAKPAATEAPKPAASESPKQAKPVSSEAPKQAKPEAPKQAKQVASESPKQAKPEAPKQAKPEAPKQAKPVASEAPKQAKTETPKQAKAEATEAPKPASGTPKQPKPATVEAPKQAKPTASEAPKATETQQSKATAVEAPKQAKPSGAETPKMANHTDEAPKPVQKPTEAPSKPAPVEPIVPPPAPRKLTFAEAVAKPAPVKPEAEKISAAPSNQVLSSNAAQTPAKAEPAIKIDNGSGTESDSDDSVPELEEQDSAQTQTQQAQLAAAAEIDEEPVSKAKQSRSEKKARKAMSKLGLRQVTGVTRVTIRKSKNILFVITKPDVYKSPASDTYIVFGEAKIEDLSQQAQLAAAEKFKVQGEATAKIQDNTQTPTVQEESEEEEVDETGVEVKDIELVMSQANVSRAKAVRALKNNNNDIVNAIMELTM comes from the exons ATGCCCGGCGAAGCAACAGAAACGGTCCCAGTCACCGAGCAGGAGATGCAGCAGCCTCAAGCAGAGACTG CTCCACCTCCTGCCCCAGCTTCCGCCCAGCACCCTCAGGTAGCCTCTGGCTCCGCCAAAGGCAAAGGTGCCAAGAGTGGGCAGGGTTCTTCTGCCCCAAAGGCTGTTCCTGGCAGAAGAAAGCGTTCTTCTATGTCTGCCTCTTCCGCTTCGCCCACTTCACCTAAATCTACTCCCTCCTCTACTCCCCGGTCACCTGTGGTGTCGCCTCTGGCTTCCTCGGCTGGTAGCTCCGCCCCAAAAGTAGTTAAGGCTGGCAAACAAGGAAAGGCCAAGAAAGGAGAGGCGTTTGAGCCTGCTCCTGTTCAGGTTGACCAGAAGGTCGCTGAGGTAAAGGAGAAGCCAAAGGAGCCTAGCCTGAAGAAATCTACTGAAGCCAAGGCTGTCCCAGATGAGTCTAAATCTCAGCCACCGCCTGCATTTAAAGTCACTCCAAAGCCTGCTGTTGCAGCACCAATTTCCTTTGCTGACACTATTGCTACCAGTCCCCCAAAATCAGGTGATGGGGTTGTTTCCTCAAAACCAGCTCCCCTTATGCTCGACGATGAGCTTCCTCCACTTATCCCACCTCAGAAGCCTGTTAAAGTGTTAGTCTCTACTCCTCCTGTTGCCAAAGAGAGTCCCAAACCTCAGGGTGATACGTCCGCCCCTGCAGACGTCACTAAAGCCAAGACGGGTACTGTGCCCAAACCTTTGCCTGTTGAAGCTCCTAAGTCACCAACCCCGGTGAAAGCTGTAGCTGAGGAGGCCATTAAGCCAGCTTCTAAGGCTGCGGCCGGGAAGACTGGCCAAAACAAACCTGCTGCTGGGTCTGCAAAGGCGTCTGATGAGACTAAATTGATCTCTAACGTGGCCCCTAAACAGGTCGAGGACAGTAAAGCTTCGACTCCTAAAGGTACAAAGCCAAATGCAGGTGTAAAATCAGCCCCGGCTGAGGCTGACAAGCCAGCAGCAGTGCACAAGAAAGCAGAGGTTAACAAACAAGCCCCCGAAAAGGGTGCCGTGGAAGTTCATGAGGCTAAACTGGTTGACTCAAAGGTAACAGCTGCTGAGGCACCCAAACAAGCCAAACCGGTGGCTGCCGATGCTCCTAAGGCAGCTTCTAAAACTCCAAACCAGGCCAAGTTGACTGATGCACCTAAGCAGGCCAAACCGGCGGCCAGCGAGTCCCCCAAGCAGGCCAAACCGGAGGCCCCCAAGCAGGCCAAACCGGAGGCCCCCAAGCAGGCCAAACCGGAGACCCCCAAGCAGGCCAAACCCGCGGCCACAGAGCCCCCCAAGCCGGCGGCCAGCGAGTCCCCCAAGCAGGCCAAACCAGAGACCCCCAAGCAG GCCAAACCAGAGACCCCCAAGCAGGCCAAACCGGCAGCCACGGAGTCCCCCAAGCAGGCCAAACCAGAGGCCCCCAAGCAGGCCAAACCGGCGGCCACAGAGGCCCCCAAGCCGGCGGCCAGCGAGTCCCCCAAGCAGGCCAAACCGGTGTCCAGCGAGGCCCCCAAGCAGGCCAAACCAGAGGCCCCCAAGCAGGCCAAACAGGTGGCCAGCGAGTCCCCCAAGCAGGCCAAACCAGAGGCCCCCAAGCAGGCCAAACCAGAGGCCCCCAAGCAGGCCAAGCCGGTGGCCAGCGAG GCCCCCAAGCAGGCCAAAACGGAGACCCCCAAGCAGGCCAAAGCGGAGGCCACGGAGGCGCCTAAACCAGCTTCTGGGACTCCTAAACAGCCCAAACCTGCGACTGTCGAGGCCCCCAAGCAGGCTAAACCAACGGCTTCTGAGGCCCCTAAAGCAACTGAGACTCAACAATCCAAAGCAACAGCCGTTGAAGCGCCCAAGCAGGCCAAACCTTCTGGTGCTGAGACTCCTAAAATGGCAAACCACACTGATGAGGCACCTAAACCAGTCCAAAAACCCACTGAGGCTCCCTCAAAACCAGCTCCAGTTGAGCCCATTGTTCCACCTCCGGCCCCCCGTAAACTCACTTTTGCCGAGGCGGTTGCAAAACCTGCACCCGTCAAGCCAGAGGCTGAGAAAATCAGTGCGGCTCCCTCTAATCAGGTGCTGTCGTCTAACGCTGCACAAACCCCAGCCAAGGCGGAGCCCGCGATCAAGATCGACAATG GGTCTGGCACAGAGTCGGACAGTGATGACTCAGTTCCTGAGCTGGAAGAACAGGACTcagcacagacacaaacacaacaaGCTCAG CTTGCAGCAGCTGCTGAAATAGACGAGGAGCCTGTAAGCAAAGCCAAACAGAGCCGCAGCGAAAAGAAGGCCCGAAAG GCGATGTCAAAGCTCGGACTTAGGCAGGTAACAGGGGTCACTAGAGTCACCATTCGCAAGTCCAAGAACATCTTGTTCGTCATCACCAAACCAGACGTCTACAAGAGCCCTGCGTCAGATACATACATCGTCTTCGGCGAAGCTAAG ATTGAAGATCTTTCTCAGCAAGCCCAGCTGGCTGCTGCAGAAAAGTTCAAGGTCCAGGGAGAAGCCACAGCAAAGATCCAGGACAACACGCAGACGCCCACAGTACAGGAGGAAAGCGAAGAGGAAGAG GTTGATGAGACCGGAGTTGAGGTGAAGGACATTGAACTCGTCATGTCACAAGCTAACGTCTCACGGGCAAAGGCTGTACGCGccctgaaaaacaacaacaacgacaTTGTCAACGCTATTATG gAGTTGACGATGTAA
- the naca gene encoding nascent polypeptide-associated complex subunit alpha isoform X4 has translation MPGEATETVPVTEQEMQQPQAETAPPPAPASAQHPQVASGSAKGKGAKSGQGSSAPKAVPGRRKRSSMSASSASPTSPKSTPSSTPRSPVVSPLASSAGSSAPKVVKAGKQGKAKKGEAFEPAPVQVDQKVAEVKEKPKEPSLKKSTEAKAVPDESKSQPPPAFKVTPKPAVAAPISFADTIATSPPKSGDGVVSSKPAPLMLDDELPPLIPPQKPVKVLVSTPPVAKESPKPQGDTSAPADVTKAKTGTVPKPLPVEAPKSPTPVKAVAEEAIKPASKAAAGKTGQNKPAAGSAKASDETKLISNVAPKQVEDSKASTPKGTKPNAGVKSAPAEADKPAAVHKKAEVNKQAPEKGAVEVHEAKLVDSKVTAAEAPKQAKPVAADAPKAASKTPNQAKLTDAPKQAKPAASESPKQAKPEAPKQAKPEAPKQAKPETPKQAKPAATEPPKPAASESPKQAKPETPKQAKPETPKQAKPAATESPKQAKPEAPKQAKPAATEAPKPAASESPKQAKPEAPKQAKQVASESPKQAKPEAPKQAKPEAPKQAKPVASEAPKQAKPVASEAPKQAKPEAPKQAKPEAPKQAKTETPKQAKAEATEAPKPASGTPKQPKPATVEAPKQAKPTASEAPKATETQQSKATAVEAPKQAKPSGAETPKMANHTDEAPKPVQKPTEAPSKPAPVEPIVPPPAPRKLTFAEAVAKPAPVKPEAEKISAAPSNQVLSSNAAQTPAKAEPAIKIDNGSGTESDSDDSVPELEEQDSAQTQTQQAQLAAAAEIDEEPVSKAKQSRSEKKARKAMSKLGLRQVTGVTRVTIRKSKNILFVITKPDVYKSPASDTYIVFGEAKIEDLSQQAQLAAAEKFKVQGEATAKIQDNTQTPTVQEESEEEEVDETGVEVKDIELVMSQANVSRAKAVRALKNNNNDIVNAIMELTM, from the exons ATGCCCGGCGAAGCAACAGAAACGGTCCCAGTCACCGAGCAGGAGATGCAGCAGCCTCAAGCAGAGACTG CTCCACCTCCTGCCCCAGCTTCCGCCCAGCACCCTCAGGTAGCCTCTGGCTCCGCCAAAGGCAAAGGTGCCAAGAGTGGGCAGGGTTCTTCTGCCCCAAAGGCTGTTCCTGGCAGAAGAAAGCGTTCTTCTATGTCTGCCTCTTCCGCTTCGCCCACTTCACCTAAATCTACTCCCTCCTCTACTCCCCGGTCACCTGTGGTGTCGCCTCTGGCTTCCTCGGCTGGTAGCTCCGCCCCAAAAGTAGTTAAGGCTGGCAAACAAGGAAAGGCCAAGAAAGGAGAGGCGTTTGAGCCTGCTCCTGTTCAGGTTGACCAGAAGGTCGCTGAGGTAAAGGAGAAGCCAAAGGAGCCTAGCCTGAAGAAATCTACTGAAGCCAAGGCTGTCCCAGATGAGTCTAAATCTCAGCCACCGCCTGCATTTAAAGTCACTCCAAAGCCTGCTGTTGCAGCACCAATTTCCTTTGCTGACACTATTGCTACCAGTCCCCCAAAATCAGGTGATGGGGTTGTTTCCTCAAAACCAGCTCCCCTTATGCTCGACGATGAGCTTCCTCCACTTATCCCACCTCAGAAGCCTGTTAAAGTGTTAGTCTCTACTCCTCCTGTTGCCAAAGAGAGTCCCAAACCTCAGGGTGATACGTCCGCCCCTGCAGACGTCACTAAAGCCAAGACGGGTACTGTGCCCAAACCTTTGCCTGTTGAAGCTCCTAAGTCACCAACCCCGGTGAAAGCTGTAGCTGAGGAGGCCATTAAGCCAGCTTCTAAGGCTGCGGCCGGGAAGACTGGCCAAAACAAACCTGCTGCTGGGTCTGCAAAGGCGTCTGATGAGACTAAATTGATCTCTAACGTGGCCCCTAAACAGGTCGAGGACAGTAAAGCTTCGACTCCTAAAGGTACAAAGCCAAATGCAGGTGTAAAATCAGCCCCGGCTGAGGCTGACAAGCCAGCAGCAGTGCACAAGAAAGCAGAGGTTAACAAACAAGCCCCCGAAAAGGGTGCCGTGGAAGTTCATGAGGCTAAACTGGTTGACTCAAAGGTAACAGCTGCTGAGGCACCCAAACAAGCCAAACCGGTGGCTGCCGATGCTCCTAAGGCAGCTTCTAAAACTCCAAACCAGGCCAAGTTGACTGATGCACCTAAGCAGGCCAAACCGGCGGCCAGCGAGTCCCCCAAGCAGGCCAAACCGGAGGCCCCCAAGCAGGCCAAACCGGAGGCCCCCAAGCAGGCCAAACCGGAGACCCCCAAGCAGGCCAAACCCGCGGCCACAGAGCCCCCCAAGCCGGCGGCCAGCGAGTCCCCCAAGCAGGCCAAACCAGAGACCCCCAAGCAG GCCAAACCAGAGACCCCCAAGCAGGCCAAACCGGCAGCCACGGAGTCCCCCAAGCAGGCCAAACCAGAGGCCCCCAAGCAGGCCAAACCGGCGGCCACAGAGGCCCCCAAGCCGGCGGCCAGCGAGTCCCCCAAGCAG GCCAAACCAGAGGCCCCCAAGCAGGCCAAACAGGTGGCCAGCGAGTCCCCCAAGCAGGCCAAACCAGAGGCCCCCAAGCAGGCCAAACCAGAGGCCCCCAAGCAGGCCAAGCCGGTGGCCAGCGAGGCCCCCAAGCAGGCCAAGCCGGTGGCCAGCGAGGCCCCCAAGCAGGCCAAACCAGAGGCCCCCAAGCAAGCCAAACCAGAGGCCCCCAAGCAGGCCAAAACGGAGACCCCCAAGCAGGCCAAAGCGGAGGCCACGGAGGCGCCTAAACCAGCTTCTGGGACTCCTAAACAGCCCAAACCTGCGACTGTCGAGGCCCCCAAGCAGGCTAAACCAACGGCTTCTGAGGCCCCTAAAGCAACTGAGACTCAACAATCCAAAGCAACAGCCGTTGAAGCGCCCAAGCAGGCCAAACCTTCTGGTGCTGAGACTCCTAAAATGGCAAACCACACTGATGAGGCACCTAAACCAGTCCAAAAACCCACTGAGGCTCCCTCAAAACCAGCTCCAGTTGAGCCCATTGTTCCACCTCCGGCCCCCCGTAAACTCACTTTTGCCGAGGCGGTTGCAAAACCTGCACCCGTCAAGCCAGAGGCTGAGAAAATCAGTGCGGCTCCCTCTAATCAGGTGCTGTCGTCTAACGCTGCACAAACCCCAGCCAAGGCGGAGCCCGCGATCAAGATCGACAATG GGTCTGGCACAGAGTCGGACAGTGATGACTCAGTTCCTGAGCTGGAAGAACAGGACTcagcacagacacaaacacaacaaGCTCAG CTTGCAGCAGCTGCTGAAATAGACGAGGAGCCTGTAAGCAAAGCCAAACAGAGCCGCAGCGAAAAGAAGGCCCGAAAG GCGATGTCAAAGCTCGGACTTAGGCAGGTAACAGGGGTCACTAGAGTCACCATTCGCAAGTCCAAGAACATCTTGTTCGTCATCACCAAACCAGACGTCTACAAGAGCCCTGCGTCAGATACATACATCGTCTTCGGCGAAGCTAAG ATTGAAGATCTTTCTCAGCAAGCCCAGCTGGCTGCTGCAGAAAAGTTCAAGGTCCAGGGAGAAGCCACAGCAAAGATCCAGGACAACACGCAGACGCCCACAGTACAGGAGGAAAGCGAAGAGGAAGAG GTTGATGAGACCGGAGTTGAGGTGAAGGACATTGAACTCGTCATGTCACAAGCTAACGTCTCACGGGCAAAGGCTGTACGCGccctgaaaaacaacaacaacgacaTTGTCAACGCTATTATG gAGTTGACGATGTAA
- the naca gene encoding nascent polypeptide-associated complex subunit alpha isoform X20, with protein sequence MPGEATETVPVTEQEMQQPQAETAPPPAPASAQHPQVASGSAKGKGAKSGQGSSAPKAVPGRRKRSSMSASSASPTSPKSTPSSTPRSPVVSPLASSAGSSAPKVVKAGKQGKAKKGEAFEPAPVQVDQKVAEVKEKPKEPSLKKSTEAKAVPDESKSQPPPAFKVTPKPAVAAPISFADTIATSPPKSGDGVVSSKPAPLMLDDELPPLIPPQKPVKVLVSTPPVAKESPKPQGDTSAPADVTKAKTGTVPKPLPVEAPKSPTPVKAVAEEAIKPASKAAAGKTGQNKPAAGSAKASDETKLISNVAPKQVEDSKASTPKGTKPNAGVKSAPAEADKPAAVHKKAEVNKQAPEKGAVEVHEAKLVDSKVTAAEAPKQAKPVAADAPKAASKTPNQAKLTDAPKQAKPAASESPKQAKPEAPKQAKPEAPKQAKPETPKQAKPAATEPPKPAASESPKQAKPETPKQAKPETPKQAKPAATESPKQAKPEAPKQAKPAATEAPKPAASESPKQAKPVSSEAPKQAKPEAPKQAKPVASEAPKQAKPEAPKQAKPEAPKQAKTETPKQAKAEATEAPKPASGTPKQPKPATVEAPKQAKPTASEAPKATETQQSKATAVEAPKQAKPSGAETPKMANHTDEAPKPVQKPTEAPSKPAPVEPIVPPPAPRKLTFAEAVAKPAPVKPEAEKISAAPSNQVLSSNAAQTPAKAEPAIKIDNGSGTESDSDDSVPELEEQDSAQTQTQQAQLAAAAEIDEEPVSKAKQSRSEKKARKAMSKLGLRQVTGVTRVTIRKSKNILFVITKPDVYKSPASDTYIVFGEAKIEDLSQQAQLAAAEKFKVQGEATAKIQDNTQTPTVQEESEEEEVDETGVEVKDIELVMSQANVSRAKAVRALKNNNNDIVNAIMELTM encoded by the exons ATGCCCGGCGAAGCAACAGAAACGGTCCCAGTCACCGAGCAGGAGATGCAGCAGCCTCAAGCAGAGACTG CTCCACCTCCTGCCCCAGCTTCCGCCCAGCACCCTCAGGTAGCCTCTGGCTCCGCCAAAGGCAAAGGTGCCAAGAGTGGGCAGGGTTCTTCTGCCCCAAAGGCTGTTCCTGGCAGAAGAAAGCGTTCTTCTATGTCTGCCTCTTCCGCTTCGCCCACTTCACCTAAATCTACTCCCTCCTCTACTCCCCGGTCACCTGTGGTGTCGCCTCTGGCTTCCTCGGCTGGTAGCTCCGCCCCAAAAGTAGTTAAGGCTGGCAAACAAGGAAAGGCCAAGAAAGGAGAGGCGTTTGAGCCTGCTCCTGTTCAGGTTGACCAGAAGGTCGCTGAGGTAAAGGAGAAGCCAAAGGAGCCTAGCCTGAAGAAATCTACTGAAGCCAAGGCTGTCCCAGATGAGTCTAAATCTCAGCCACCGCCTGCATTTAAAGTCACTCCAAAGCCTGCTGTTGCAGCACCAATTTCCTTTGCTGACACTATTGCTACCAGTCCCCCAAAATCAGGTGATGGGGTTGTTTCCTCAAAACCAGCTCCCCTTATGCTCGACGATGAGCTTCCTCCACTTATCCCACCTCAGAAGCCTGTTAAAGTGTTAGTCTCTACTCCTCCTGTTGCCAAAGAGAGTCCCAAACCTCAGGGTGATACGTCCGCCCCTGCAGACGTCACTAAAGCCAAGACGGGTACTGTGCCCAAACCTTTGCCTGTTGAAGCTCCTAAGTCACCAACCCCGGTGAAAGCTGTAGCTGAGGAGGCCATTAAGCCAGCTTCTAAGGCTGCGGCCGGGAAGACTGGCCAAAACAAACCTGCTGCTGGGTCTGCAAAGGCGTCTGATGAGACTAAATTGATCTCTAACGTGGCCCCTAAACAGGTCGAGGACAGTAAAGCTTCGACTCCTAAAGGTACAAAGCCAAATGCAGGTGTAAAATCAGCCCCGGCTGAGGCTGACAAGCCAGCAGCAGTGCACAAGAAAGCAGAGGTTAACAAACAAGCCCCCGAAAAGGGTGCCGTGGAAGTTCATGAGGCTAAACTGGTTGACTCAAAGGTAACAGCTGCTGAGGCACCCAAACAAGCCAAACCGGTGGCTGCCGATGCTCCTAAGGCAGCTTCTAAAACTCCAAACCAGGCCAAGTTGACTGATGCACCTAAGCAGGCCAAACCGGCGGCCAGCGAGTCCCCCAAGCAGGCCAAACCGGAGGCCCCCAAGCAGGCCAAACCGGAGGCCCCCAAGCAGGCCAAACCGGAGACCCCCAAGCAGGCCAAACCCGCGGCCACAGAGCCCCCCAAGCCGGCGGCCAGCGAGTCCCCCAAGCAGGCCAAACCAGAGACCCCCAAGCAG GCCAAACCAGAGACCCCCAAGCAGGCCAAACCGGCAGCCACGGAGTCCCCCAAGCAGGCCAAACCAGAGGCCCCCAAGCAGGCCAAACCGGCGGCCACAGAGGCCCCCAAGCCGGCGGCCAGCGAGTCCCCCAAGCAGGCCAAACCGGTGTCCAGCGAG GCCCCCAAGCAGGCCAAACCAGAG GCCCCCAAGCAGGCCAAGCCGGTGGCCAGCGAGGCCCCCAAGCAGGCCAAACCAGAGGCCCCCAAGCAAGCCAAACCAGAGGCCCCCAAGCAGGCCAAAACGGAGACCCCCAAGCAGGCCAAAGCGGAGGCCACGGAGGCGCCTAAACCAGCTTCTGGGACTCCTAAACAGCCCAAACCTGCGACTGTCGAGGCCCCCAAGCAGGCTAAACCAACGGCTTCTGAGGCCCCTAAAGCAACTGAGACTCAACAATCCAAAGCAACAGCCGTTGAAGCGCCCAAGCAGGCCAAACCTTCTGGTGCTGAGACTCCTAAAATGGCAAACCACACTGATGAGGCACCTAAACCAGTCCAAAAACCCACTGAGGCTCCCTCAAAACCAGCTCCAGTTGAGCCCATTGTTCCACCTCCGGCCCCCCGTAAACTCACTTTTGCCGAGGCGGTTGCAAAACCTGCACCCGTCAAGCCAGAGGCTGAGAAAATCAGTGCGGCTCCCTCTAATCAGGTGCTGTCGTCTAACGCTGCACAAACCCCAGCCAAGGCGGAGCCCGCGATCAAGATCGACAATG GGTCTGGCACAGAGTCGGACAGTGATGACTCAGTTCCTGAGCTGGAAGAACAGGACTcagcacagacacaaacacaacaaGCTCAG CTTGCAGCAGCTGCTGAAATAGACGAGGAGCCTGTAAGCAAAGCCAAACAGAGCCGCAGCGAAAAGAAGGCCCGAAAG GCGATGTCAAAGCTCGGACTTAGGCAGGTAACAGGGGTCACTAGAGTCACCATTCGCAAGTCCAAGAACATCTTGTTCGTCATCACCAAACCAGACGTCTACAAGAGCCCTGCGTCAGATACATACATCGTCTTCGGCGAAGCTAAG ATTGAAGATCTTTCTCAGCAAGCCCAGCTGGCTGCTGCAGAAAAGTTCAAGGTCCAGGGAGAAGCCACAGCAAAGATCCAGGACAACACGCAGACGCCCACAGTACAGGAGGAAAGCGAAGAGGAAGAG GTTGATGAGACCGGAGTTGAGGTGAAGGACATTGAACTCGTCATGTCACAAGCTAACGTCTCACGGGCAAAGGCTGTACGCGccctgaaaaacaacaacaacgacaTTGTCAACGCTATTATG gAGTTGACGATGTAA
- the naca gene encoding nascent polypeptide-associated complex subunit alpha isoform X34 — translation MPGEATETVPVTEQEMQQPQAETAPPPAPASAQHPQVASGSAKGKGAKSGQGSSAPKAVPGRRKRSSMSASSASPTSPKSTPSSTPRSPVVSPLASSAGSSAPKVVKAGKQGKAKKGEAFEPAPVQVDQKVAEVKEKPKEPSLKKSTEAKAVPDESKSQPPPAFKVTPKPAVAAPISFADTIATSPPKSGDGVVSSKPAPLMLDDELPPLIPPQKPVKVLVSTPPVAKESPKPQGDTSAPADVTKAKTGTVPKPLPVEAPKSPTPVKAVAEEAIKPASKAAAGKTGQNKPAAGSAKASDETKLISNVAPKQVEDSKASTPKGTKPNAGVKSAPAEADKPAAVHKKAEVNKQAPEKGAVEVHEAKLVDSKVTAAEAPKQAKPVAADAPKAASKTPNQAKLTDAPKQAKPAASESPKQAKPEAPKQAKPEAPKQAKPETPKQAKPAATEPPKPAASESPKQAKPETPKQAKPETPKQAKPAATESPKQAKPEAPKQAKPVASEAPKQAKPEAPKQAKPEAPKQAKTETPKQAKAEATEAPKPASGTPKQPKPATVEAPKQAKPTASEAPKATETQQSKATAVEAPKQAKPSGAETPKMANHTDEAPKPVQKPTEAPSKPAPVEPIVPPPAPRKLTFAEAVAKPAPVKPEAEKISAAPSNQVLSSNAAQTPAKAEPAIKIDNGSGTESDSDDSVPELEEQDSAQTQTQQAQLAAAAEIDEEPVSKAKQSRSEKKARKAMSKLGLRQVTGVTRVTIRKSKNILFVITKPDVYKSPASDTYIVFGEAKIEDLSQQAQLAAAEKFKVQGEATAKIQDNTQTPTVQEESEEEEVDETGVEVKDIELVMSQANVSRAKAVRALKNNNNDIVNAIMELTM, via the exons ATGCCCGGCGAAGCAACAGAAACGGTCCCAGTCACCGAGCAGGAGATGCAGCAGCCTCAAGCAGAGACTG CTCCACCTCCTGCCCCAGCTTCCGCCCAGCACCCTCAGGTAGCCTCTGGCTCCGCCAAAGGCAAAGGTGCCAAGAGTGGGCAGGGTTCTTCTGCCCCAAAGGCTGTTCCTGGCAGAAGAAAGCGTTCTTCTATGTCTGCCTCTTCCGCTTCGCCCACTTCACCTAAATCTACTCCCTCCTCTACTCCCCGGTCACCTGTGGTGTCGCCTCTGGCTTCCTCGGCTGGTAGCTCCGCCCCAAAAGTAGTTAAGGCTGGCAAACAAGGAAAGGCCAAGAAAGGAGAGGCGTTTGAGCCTGCTCCTGTTCAGGTTGACCAGAAGGTCGCTGAGGTAAAGGAGAAGCCAAAGGAGCCTAGCCTGAAGAAATCTACTGAAGCCAAGGCTGTCCCAGATGAGTCTAAATCTCAGCCACCGCCTGCATTTAAAGTCACTCCAAAGCCTGCTGTTGCAGCACCAATTTCCTTTGCTGACACTATTGCTACCAGTCCCCCAAAATCAGGTGATGGGGTTGTTTCCTCAAAACCAGCTCCCCTTATGCTCGACGATGAGCTTCCTCCACTTATCCCACCTCAGAAGCCTGTTAAAGTGTTAGTCTCTACTCCTCCTGTTGCCAAAGAGAGTCCCAAACCTCAGGGTGATACGTCCGCCCCTGCAGACGTCACTAAAGCCAAGACGGGTACTGTGCCCAAACCTTTGCCTGTTGAAGCTCCTAAGTCACCAACCCCGGTGAAAGCTGTAGCTGAGGAGGCCATTAAGCCAGCTTCTAAGGCTGCGGCCGGGAAGACTGGCCAAAACAAACCTGCTGCTGGGTCTGCAAAGGCGTCTGATGAGACTAAATTGATCTCTAACGTGGCCCCTAAACAGGTCGAGGACAGTAAAGCTTCGACTCCTAAAGGTACAAAGCCAAATGCAGGTGTAAAATCAGCCCCGGCTGAGGCTGACAAGCCAGCAGCAGTGCACAAGAAAGCAGAGGTTAACAAACAAGCCCCCGAAAAGGGTGCCGTGGAAGTTCATGAGGCTAAACTGGTTGACTCAAAGGTAACAGCTGCTGAGGCACCCAAACAAGCCAAACCGGTGGCTGCCGATGCTCCTAAGGCAGCTTCTAAAACTCCAAACCAGGCCAAGTTGACTGATGCACCTAAGCAGGCCAAACCGGCGGCCAGCGAGTCCCCCAAGCAGGCCAAACCGGAGGCCCCCAAGCAGGCCAAACCGGAGGCCCCCAAGCAGGCCAAACCGGAGACCCCCAAGCAGGCCAAACCCGCGGCCACAGAGCCCCCCAAGCCGGCGGCCAGCGAGTCCCCCAAGCAGGCCAAACCAGAGACCCCCAAGCAG GCCAAACCAGAGACCCCCAAGCAGGCCAAACCGGCAGCCACGGAGTCCCCCAAGCAGGCCAAACCAGAG GCCCCCAAGCAGGCCAAGCCGGTGGCCAGCGAGGCCCCCAAGCAGGCCAAACCAGAGGCCCCCAAGCAAGCCAAACCAGAGGCCCCCAAGCAGGCCAAAACGGAGACCCCCAAGCAGGCCAAAGCGGAGGCCACGGAGGCGCCTAAACCAGCTTCTGGGACTCCTAAACAGCCCAAACCTGCGACTGTCGAGGCCCCCAAGCAGGCTAAACCAACGGCTTCTGAGGCCCCTAAAGCAACTGAGACTCAACAATCCAAAGCAACAGCCGTTGAAGCGCCCAAGCAGGCCAAACCTTCTGGTGCTGAGACTCCTAAAATGGCAAACCACACTGATGAGGCACCTAAACCAGTCCAAAAACCCACTGAGGCTCCCTCAAAACCAGCTCCAGTTGAGCCCATTGTTCCACCTCCGGCCCCCCGTAAACTCACTTTTGCCGAGGCGGTTGCAAAACCTGCACCCGTCAAGCCAGAGGCTGAGAAAATCAGTGCGGCTCCCTCTAATCAGGTGCTGTCGTCTAACGCTGCACAAACCCCAGCCAAGGCGGAGCCCGCGATCAAGATCGACAATG GGTCTGGCACAGAGTCGGACAGTGATGACTCAGTTCCTGAGCTGGAAGAACAGGACTcagcacagacacaaacacaacaaGCTCAG CTTGCAGCAGCTGCTGAAATAGACGAGGAGCCTGTAAGCAAAGCCAAACAGAGCCGCAGCGAAAAGAAGGCCCGAAAG GCGATGTCAAAGCTCGGACTTAGGCAGGTAACAGGGGTCACTAGAGTCACCATTCGCAAGTCCAAGAACATCTTGTTCGTCATCACCAAACCAGACGTCTACAAGAGCCCTGCGTCAGATACATACATCGTCTTCGGCGAAGCTAAG ATTGAAGATCTTTCTCAGCAAGCCCAGCTGGCTGCTGCAGAAAAGTTCAAGGTCCAGGGAGAAGCCACAGCAAAGATCCAGGACAACACGCAGACGCCCACAGTACAGGAGGAAAGCGAAGAGGAAGAG GTTGATGAGACCGGAGTTGAGGTGAAGGACATTGAACTCGTCATGTCACAAGCTAACGTCTCACGGGCAAAGGCTGTACGCGccctgaaaaacaacaacaacgacaTTGTCAACGCTATTATG gAGTTGACGATGTAA